The Pseudofrankia inefficax genome window below encodes:
- a CDS encoding putative bifunctional diguanylate cyclase/phosphodiesterase → MTTASWIGAAYILVITICALTLPSRVAAMVTGSASAVACLAVAISLGWTGWKARGADRRWRILIGAAAIPTAVATGWHIGWISGHGTAIPAHVPWAADGFLLIIVLYLAGVLTFPTDPLGGEKDASSPRREGFHWYVITALDSLVVVGALFLLAWLTILKPIAEMRHFDTAGLVSSLASVAGYLLLLASLVFLSVFRQPRSPFALALLGAGLSGMMASTVIYFVVFATGGHRTAPIVDVVSALAWLLILLAGLVPIPESGTPVRRGRPRTLQLRAALPYLALGAAGVLVLIQLIVNSAIDSVERSVLVGLLLVVLIRQVMTLGENTRLLASVEASRQELRYQALHDPLTGLPNRTLFAERLHRALALRDNRPFSLVYCDLDDFKRVNDTLGHAAGDELLRTTAARLREGVRPGDTVARLGGDEFAILLEREHRDPEALCRRLASMIRAPTTLKGQPHPVGASLGLVVADSSTPPEPDALLRDADLAMYAAKRQGKGGLIVFRPELTTAESAPQIRSDLEQALRGDDRHGTVKVLYHPVVELRTGHTSALDAVPLWNHHQLGEVAPDLLDRIADEAGLTMTLVGRVLREVCRDVAEQGLPEPDPVFVRVPVGRGLDKQPADVGRLLADWSVSHRAIILVLANSGGVVDLTAAARMLQRIVDSGIRLALDGVGGMASAFGGWHNNPPVEIIRLDRCFTDPDATSAPTRTRIVREAVLGVASRLGLTVVATGIRNPVQARELAEAGCPLGAGPLYGSFGPGGVAPTAAADRSPCHPAVRRHA, encoded by the coding sequence TTGACGACCGCTTCCTGGATCGGTGCCGCGTACATCCTCGTTATCACGATCTGCGCACTCACCCTGCCTTCGCGTGTCGCCGCGATGGTCACCGGGTCCGCTTCGGCGGTTGCCTGCCTGGCCGTGGCGATCAGTCTGGGGTGGACGGGGTGGAAGGCGCGAGGGGCAGACCGCAGGTGGCGGATTCTGATCGGCGCGGCGGCCATCCCGACCGCCGTGGCGACAGGTTGGCACATTGGCTGGATTTCCGGACATGGGACGGCCATCCCGGCACACGTGCCCTGGGCCGCCGACGGCTTCCTGCTGATAATCGTGCTGTACCTGGCCGGCGTGCTCACGTTCCCGACCGACCCACTCGGCGGAGAGAAGGATGCTTCCTCTCCGAGGAGGGAGGGGTTCCATTGGTACGTCATTACCGCGCTGGATAGCCTGGTGGTGGTCGGCGCCCTGTTCCTGCTCGCCTGGCTGACAATTCTGAAACCAATTGCCGAGATGCGGCATTTCGACACGGCGGGTCTCGTGTCGTCCTTGGCGTCGGTGGCGGGATACCTGCTCCTGCTGGCGAGCCTCGTTTTCCTCTCCGTTTTCCGGCAGCCCCGCTCGCCGTTCGCGCTAGCCCTCCTCGGTGCAGGCCTGAGCGGAATGATGGCGTCTACGGTCATCTATTTTGTCGTATTTGCGACGGGTGGGCACCGCACGGCACCGATCGTTGATGTCGTGTCTGCCCTGGCCTGGCTTCTGATCCTCCTCGCCGGTTTGGTCCCGATTCCCGAGTCGGGGACGCCGGTCCGCCGCGGACGCCCGCGGACCCTCCAGCTGCGCGCCGCTCTGCCGTATCTGGCTCTTGGCGCCGCCGGCGTGCTGGTGCTCATCCAGCTGATCGTGAACAGCGCCATCGACAGCGTCGAGCGAAGCGTCCTGGTCGGCCTGTTGCTGGTGGTCTTGATCCGCCAGGTGATGACCTTGGGCGAGAACACCCGCCTGCTGGCCTCCGTCGAGGCCAGCAGGCAGGAACTGCGCTATCAGGCGTTGCATGATCCGCTCACCGGGCTGCCGAACCGAACACTGTTCGCCGAGCGGCTTCACCGCGCGCTCGCGCTCCGCGACAACCGGCCGTTCTCGTTGGTGTACTGCGATCTCGACGACTTCAAACGCGTCAACGACACCCTCGGACACGCGGCCGGTGACGAGCTGCTCAGGACTACCGCGGCACGTCTGCGCGAAGGCGTCCGGCCCGGTGACACCGTCGCCCGGCTCGGCGGCGACGAGTTCGCGATCCTGCTCGAGCGTGAGCACAGGGATCCGGAGGCACTGTGCCGGCGGCTCGCCTCGATGATCCGGGCCCCGACCACACTCAAGGGACAACCCCATCCGGTCGGTGCCAGCCTCGGGCTCGTCGTGGCCGACTCGTCCACCCCTCCAGAGCCCGATGCCCTGCTGCGCGACGCCGACCTGGCGATGTACGCCGCGAAGCGACAGGGCAAGGGCGGCTTGATTGTCTTCCGGCCGGAGCTGACGACGGCCGAGTCCGCCCCACAGATCCGCTCCGACCTGGAACAGGCACTGCGCGGTGATGACCGTCATGGAACCGTCAAGGTCCTTTACCACCCGGTGGTCGAGCTCCGCACCGGGCATACGTCCGCCCTCGACGCGGTGCCGCTCTGGAACCACCATCAGCTCGGGGAGGTCGCGCCGGACCTGCTGGACCGGATCGCCGACGAGGCAGGCCTGACCATGACGCTTGTCGGCCGGGTGCTTCGCGAGGTCTGTCGCGACGTCGCCGAGCAGGGACTCCCCGAGCCGGACCCGGTTTTCGTCAGAGTGCCGGTAGGCCGGGGCCTGGACAAGCAGCCAGCCGACGTCGGGCGTCTCCTGGCCGACTGGAGCGTCTCCCATCGAGCGATCATTCTCGTGCTCGCCAATTCCGGTGGAGTCGTCGACCTGACTGCCGCGGCCCGCATGCTGCAACGCATTGTCGACTCCGGCATCCGCCTCGCCCTCGACGGCGTCGGCGGGATGGCAAGTGCTTTCGGCGGATGGCACAACAACCCACCTGTCGAGATCATCAGGCTGGACCGGTGCTTCACGGATCCCGACGCCACGTCGGCTCCCACCCGCACTCGAATAGTCCGGGAGGCGGTCTTGGGCGTCGCCTCGCGGCTTGGCCTCACGGTGGTCGCCACCGGTATCAGGAACCCGGTGCAGGCCCGCGAGCTGGCCGAAGCGGGTTGTCCGCTGGGTGCCGGCCCTCTCTACGGTTCGTTCGGCCCCGGTGGCGTGGCCCCGACGGCCGCCGCGGACAGGTCTCCCTGCCACCCGGCCGTGAGGCGTCACGCCTGA
- a CDS encoding AMP-binding protein produces the protein MTQVSHRARSVQDLVLGRAGDQRIGLVFENRSWTWEEVTRASAQRAHVLRSLRRDGPFHIGVLLENVPDFLFLLGGAALAGATVVGINPTRRGTELERDIRHTDCQLIVTDERRATLLDELDVALPRDRVLDVTDPAWAVRLAASDVALTEDPVEPEDLFMLIFTSGSTGAPKAVRVSHQRLARTGSLGFSTEDVLYCAMPLFHGNALASCWVPALASGARIVLRRRFSATGFLPDVLANRVTFFNTVGRALSYVLATPPSPDDAHTTLKLVLAPEASPRDAEAFRQRFGCRVVEGYGSSEGTIVLHPRRGAPPGSLGKPVGNADIAVVDPRTRVERVPAVIDADGRVLNPDEAIGEIVRRDVGASFEGYYNNDQAQAERVRDGWFFSGDLGYRDSEGWFFFAGRQGDWIRVDGENFAASSVERIMERLPGASGVAVYGVPDAHSGDQVMATVEMADPASFDPSEFAAFLADQRDLGTKWAPRFVRVIGRLPVTGTNKIDRQRLRALRWLPADWAADIIWWRPDPRASANYVQMTERDADRLAAEFVRNGRSSVLLGQPAVGGLADSRHPRQTQ, from the coding sequence ATGACGCAAGTGTCACACCGGGCGCGATCCGTTCAAGATCTTGTTCTCGGAAGGGCTGGTGACCAGCGGATCGGACTCGTATTCGAGAACCGATCATGGACCTGGGAGGAGGTGACGCGAGCGTCGGCTCAGCGGGCTCATGTCCTGCGGTCGCTGAGGAGGGACGGCCCGTTTCACATCGGGGTGCTGCTGGAGAACGTGCCCGACTTCCTCTTCCTGCTGGGTGGCGCGGCACTCGCCGGGGCGACGGTCGTCGGGATCAACCCGACGCGGCGTGGAACCGAGCTCGAACGGGACATCCGCCATACCGACTGCCAGTTGATCGTCACCGACGAGCGGCGGGCCACGTTGCTCGATGAGCTCGACGTCGCCCTGCCGAGGGACCGAGTCCTCGACGTGACGGACCCAGCGTGGGCGGTGCGCCTCGCCGCCAGCGACGTCGCCCTCACCGAAGACCCGGTTGAGCCCGAAGACCTGTTCATGCTTATCTTCACCTCGGGATCGACCGGAGCACCGAAAGCGGTGCGGGTCAGCCACCAGCGATTGGCGCGCACAGGTTCACTCGGCTTCTCCACAGAGGACGTCCTGTACTGCGCGATGCCGCTATTTCACGGCAATGCGTTGGCGAGCTGCTGGGTTCCCGCGCTGGCGTCGGGTGCCCGGATCGTACTTCGGCGACGATTCTCCGCCACGGGCTTCCTGCCCGACGTCCTGGCCAACCGGGTCACCTTCTTCAACACCGTGGGCCGGGCGCTCTCGTACGTGCTTGCCACCCCGCCCTCGCCGGACGACGCTCACACGACGCTGAAGCTGGTTCTCGCGCCAGAGGCGTCGCCGCGCGACGCCGAGGCATTCCGTCAGCGCTTCGGCTGCCGGGTCGTGGAGGGGTATGGATCGAGCGAGGGAACGATTGTCCTGCACCCTCGGCGCGGCGCCCCTCCCGGCTCGCTCGGGAAGCCGGTTGGGAACGCCGACATAGCCGTGGTCGATCCACGAACAAGGGTGGAGCGCGTGCCGGCGGTCATTGACGCGGACGGCCGCGTCCTGAATCCGGACGAGGCCATCGGCGAGATTGTCCGCCGCGACGTCGGAGCATCGTTCGAGGGTTACTACAACAACGATCAGGCGCAGGCCGAGCGGGTTCGCGACGGATGGTTCTTCTCGGGTGATCTTGGATACCGTGACTCGGAGGGATGGTTCTTCTTCGCGGGGCGACAGGGTGACTGGATCCGGGTCGACGGCGAGAACTTCGCCGCGTCATCCGTAGAACGAATCATGGAGCGGCTCCCGGGCGCGAGCGGCGTCGCGGTGTACGGCGTACCGGACGCACACTCCGGTGACCAGGTCATGGCGACGGTCGAGATGGCCGATCCCGCGTCGTTTGACCCGAGCGAGTTCGCCGCCTTCCTCGCCGACCAGCGGGATCTCGGGACGAAATGGGCTCCGCGGTTTGTGCGCGTCATCGGCAGGCTGCCCGTCACCGGCACGAACAAGATCGATAGGCAGCGCCTGCGCGCGCTCCGCTGGCTTCCGGCTGATTGGGCCGCCGACATCATCTGGTGGCGACCCGACCCCCGCGCCTCGGCGAACTACGTGCAGATGACCGAGCGTGATGCGGATCGGCTGGCCGCGGAGTTCGTCCGCAACGGCCGCTCCTCCGTTCTGCTCGGCCAGCCGGCGGTGGGCGGGCTCGCCGATTCGCGGCACCCCCGACAGACACAGTGA
- a CDS encoding LLM class flavin-dependent oxidoreductase, whose protein sequence is MFTLRFDMRAPETGAPATELYAAALEMASWAESRGCLSAVLCEHHMASDGYLPAPLTLASAMAARTSTLPIMIAIVILPLHDPVQLAEEMAVLDIISKGRVMYVTAIGYRPAEYEMYGVEYRRRGKIADEKLDVLLRAKTGEAFEYQGRRIQVTPAPVTSGGPMVSWGGGSIAAARRAGRNGVGFFAQKGDPELQVAYVEAARAAGHEPGMCVLTPEDAPTTIFVAEDVDAAWEELGPYLMHDVRSYAAWNEGNTDTASLSFVETAEELRKENRSHRILSVPQAIEHVRAGAPLGLHPLIGGLPPEIAWRYLKVVDEQVMPALAR, encoded by the coding sequence GTGTTCACGCTGCGCTTCGACATGCGGGCTCCGGAGACCGGCGCCCCTGCCACCGAGTTATACGCCGCGGCCCTGGAGATGGCGTCCTGGGCGGAGTCCCGTGGCTGCCTGTCGGCCGTGCTCTGTGAGCATCACATGGCCAGCGACGGCTACCTGCCGGCGCCCCTGACGCTGGCCAGCGCGATGGCCGCCCGCACCAGCACGCTGCCAATCATGATCGCGATCGTCATCCTCCCGCTGCACGACCCGGTCCAGCTCGCCGAGGAGATGGCGGTCCTCGACATCATCAGCAAGGGCCGCGTCATGTACGTCACCGCCATCGGGTACCGCCCTGCTGAGTACGAGATGTACGGCGTCGAGTACCGTCGCCGCGGCAAGATCGCCGACGAGAAGCTCGACGTGCTTCTCCGGGCCAAGACCGGCGAAGCCTTCGAGTACCAGGGCCGGCGGATCCAGGTCACTCCCGCGCCGGTGACGTCCGGCGGCCCGATGGTCTCCTGGGGTGGCGGCAGCATCGCCGCGGCGCGGCGGGCCGGCCGCAACGGCGTCGGGTTCTTCGCCCAGAAGGGCGACCCCGAGCTTCAGGTCGCCTACGTCGAGGCCGCCCGCGCCGCCGGTCACGAGCCCGGCATGTGCGTGCTGACGCCGGAGGACGCCCCGACGACGATATTCGTCGCCGAGGACGTCGACGCCGCCTGGGAGGAACTCGGCCCATACCTCATGCACGACGTGCGTAGCTACGCCGCGTGGAACGAGGGCAACACCGACACCGCCAGCCTGTCGTTCGTCGAGACGGCCGAGGAACTCCGCAAGGAGAACCGCAGCCACCGGATCCTGTCGGTGCCCCAGGCCATCGAACACGTACGGGCCGGCGCGCCGCTCGGGCTGCATCCGCTCATCGGCGGCCTTCCGCCGGAGATCGCGTGGCGCTACCTGAAGGTCGTCGACGAGCAGGTCATGCCCGCCCTCGCCCGGTGA
- a CDS encoding NAD(P)H-dependent amine dehydrogenase family protein has translation MLPLRVVQWTTGIVGRSAVRTVLAHPDLELVGCFSWSADKAGRDVGELCGIGPVGVVATDSVEEILGLRPDAVLYMPLHWRVDDMVRLLEAGINVVSTANFITGRSYGDDDMRRLDDAAKRGGVSLYGTGINPGYANALGLMATAVCRRVDRVSVLESVDCTAYASPQTWLETGFAVPPDTPGLAELAKSRQLVFVDAVEMMAEALRVTLDDIVYTPEFGVATEDLDLGYMKIAKGHVCGLKGLWSGRVGGRSVIELGLVWRLGYAMEPDWPIEEGYVIDVDGEPSVHSTFTVRYDTLGVDFGMPTANPAVNAIPHVVVAAPGLVTVDELSMITAAGLAGTGA, from the coding sequence ATGTTGCCGTTACGAGTCGTTCAGTGGACTACGGGCATCGTCGGCCGCAGCGCGGTTCGCACGGTCCTGGCCCATCCGGACCTCGAGCTCGTCGGGTGCTTCTCGTGGAGCGCCGACAAGGCCGGCAGGGACGTCGGCGAGCTGTGCGGTATCGGCCCGGTCGGGGTGGTGGCCACCGACAGCGTCGAGGAGATCCTCGGGCTGCGCCCGGACGCGGTGCTCTACATGCCGCTGCACTGGCGGGTCGACGACATGGTCCGGCTGCTGGAAGCGGGCATCAACGTCGTCTCGACCGCGAACTTCATCACCGGCCGGTCCTACGGCGACGACGACATGCGCCGTCTCGACGACGCCGCCAAACGCGGCGGGGTGTCCCTCTACGGCACCGGCATCAACCCCGGCTACGCCAACGCCCTCGGCCTGATGGCCACCGCCGTGTGCCGCCGGGTGGACCGGGTGTCCGTCCTGGAATCCGTCGACTGCACGGCTTACGCCTCACCACAGACCTGGCTGGAGACCGGCTTCGCCGTCCCGCCCGACACACCCGGTCTCGCCGAGCTCGCGAAGAGCCGCCAGCTCGTCTTTGTCGACGCCGTCGAGATGATGGCCGAGGCCCTGCGCGTCACACTGGATGACATCGTCTACACACCGGAGTTCGGTGTCGCCACCGAGGACCTCGACCTCGGCTACATGAAGATCGCCAAAGGCCACGTCTGCGGACTCAAGGGCCTGTGGTCCGGGCGGGTCGGTGGACGGTCCGTCATCGAACTCGGCCTCGTCTGGCGGCTCGGCTACGCCATGGAACCCGACTGGCCCATCGAGGAGGGCTACGTCATCGACGTCGACGGCGAGCCGTCGGTCCACTCCACGTTCACGGTCCGCTACGACACCCTCGGCGTCGACTTCGGCATGCCCACCGCCAACCCCGCCGTCAACGCCATCCCCCACGTCGTCGTCGCGGCTCCCGGCCTGGTGACCGTCGACGAACTGTCGATGATCACCGCCGCCGGCCTCGCCGGAACGGGTGCCTGA
- a CDS encoding helix-turn-helix domain-containing protein translates to MTRPSPQTERLLDLFELLASRPDESLTLADIARSVGVNKATVHPMVVALAQRGWLLRHPRRHTYRLGPSLVAAGRVAARGHPVIDAARPVVREVAESTGMLCLALVAGAIPGAHDDLMIAEIGQPGLDAAAGAGADLLTSAYGGIRLGQRIPIQPPLASVCVAWTDDATIDRWLARLGADRPPDALARVAPGLAAVRDRGWALEVENRMRERLGSLAAELDEDQRNAAQAALLRRIIDDIGDRFDLGDALPATVDPAARYRASAVNAPVFDAEGAVVLVLCLLLTPAGHTGVPARTGAELLTLGDQVRAAADALTVATQGRRPHFAGSERV, encoded by the coding sequence ATGACCAGACCCTCGCCCCAGACGGAGCGGCTTCTCGACCTGTTCGAGCTGCTGGCCTCTCGACCCGACGAAAGCCTCACGCTCGCCGACATCGCTCGGTCGGTCGGCGTCAACAAAGCCACGGTTCATCCGATGGTGGTTGCCCTCGCGCAACGTGGCTGGCTTCTGCGCCACCCCCGGCGACACACCTACAGGCTGGGGCCTTCGCTCGTGGCCGCGGGCCGCGTCGCGGCGCGGGGCCACCCGGTGATCGACGCCGCGCGGCCGGTCGTCCGGGAGGTCGCCGAGAGCACGGGAATGCTGTGCCTCGCGCTCGTCGCCGGCGCGATCCCGGGCGCGCACGACGACCTCATGATCGCGGAGATCGGCCAGCCCGGTCTCGACGCCGCGGCCGGCGCGGGCGCTGACCTGCTGACGAGCGCCTACGGTGGCATCCGTCTAGGCCAGCGGATACCCATCCAGCCGCCGCTGGCCTCGGTCTGCGTCGCGTGGACCGACGACGCCACCATCGATCGATGGCTCGCTCGGCTAGGCGCGGACCGGCCGCCGGACGCACTGGCTCGGGTGGCGCCCGGGCTCGCTGCTGTCCGCGACCGTGGCTGGGCGCTTGAGGTCGAGAACCGGATGCGTGAGCGCCTCGGCTCGCTCGCCGCGGAACTGGACGAGGACCAGCGCAACGCAGCGCAAGCCGCCCTTCTGCGGCGCATCATCGACGACATCGGTGACCGGTTCGACCTCGGAGATGCCCTCCCAGCGACCGTCGACCCGGCCGCCCGTTATCGCGCCTCCGCGGTCAACGCTCCGGTGTTCGACGCTGAGGGCGCGGTTGTCCTCGTGCTGTGCCTACTCCTCACACCCGCCGGGCACACCGGAGTGCCGGCCCGTACCGGAGCCGAGCTGCTCACACTGGGAGACCAGGTCCGGGCCGCCGCCGACGCGCTGACAGTCGCTACTCAGGGACGCCGCCCCCACTTCGCGGGTTCTGAGCGCGTCTAG
- a CDS encoding hydantoinase B/oxoprolinase family protein, which yields MTTDTIDLVSAEVIRSAMETVCFEMATYVSRTATTPILNQSNERNATILDGQGRLAALSVGIPQFMLSATLPVRFAIEFYGGELRPGDVIVANDPYHGGGHLPDFNVFAPVFADGELLLIASIQCHHGDTGGAVAGGYNTTARDIYSEGTRYPLLKIIDGGVERRDVVLTMRANNRLPGFIGDLRSQVGAAQLGAQRLTDIIELHGAATVRAAVDHSIADARNRFSREIAQWRDGTYEADVYVDSDPQGNTDIHVHVAVTVDGDRLTVDFAGSDTRPEIAAWSTFGNTRGNAIAQLASLVDSTIPKNEGFFECVDLRVPVGCCLNPTEGKPVSSGTHHPGVEVSDAIAIAMAQILPDRCSPQTYKYGSPRQMWGDHDPRTGRPFFDHGGEVNAGWVNAVKGVDGWGALAAASGNLIKASAELNETIFPHLLRGRNYVTDSGGPGQWRGACGSHFIKEARTPTYVNQYVVNQRHVHPGIAGGRSGAPDSCLLSAGTEREAVVSPVVTNHLLHTGDQLVYRFGGGGGWGDPLLRDPQAVLDDVWDEYVSVDGAREDYGVVVTGSVEAMDLALDEPATVELRSKLAGDQRPGSMRGDAA from the coding sequence ATGACGACCGACACCATCGACCTGGTGAGCGCCGAGGTGATTCGTTCGGCGATGGAGACCGTCTGCTTCGAGATGGCCACCTATGTCTCGCGAACGGCGACCACGCCCATCCTGAACCAGAGCAACGAGCGCAACGCGACGATCCTCGACGGCCAGGGCCGGCTAGCCGCGCTGTCTGTCGGCATCCCACAGTTCATGCTGAGCGCGACGCTGCCCGTCCGCTTCGCCATCGAGTTCTACGGTGGCGAGCTGCGTCCGGGTGACGTGATCGTGGCGAATGATCCCTACCATGGCGGAGGTCACCTACCTGACTTCAACGTGTTCGCTCCGGTCTTCGCTGACGGCGAGCTGCTTCTCATCGCGTCGATCCAGTGCCATCACGGCGATACCGGGGGCGCCGTGGCCGGTGGCTACAACACGACCGCCCGGGACATCTACTCCGAGGGCACCCGGTATCCGCTGCTGAAGATCATCGATGGCGGGGTCGAACGCCGTGACGTGGTGCTGACGATGCGGGCCAACAATCGACTCCCCGGCTTCATCGGTGACCTGCGGTCGCAGGTCGGGGCGGCGCAGCTGGGCGCTCAGCGGCTGACGGACATCATCGAGCTGCATGGCGCCGCGACGGTCCGGGCAGCGGTGGATCATTCCATCGCGGACGCGCGGAACCGGTTCTCGCGGGAGATCGCCCAGTGGCGGGACGGCACCTACGAGGCCGACGTGTATGTCGACAGCGACCCGCAGGGGAACACCGACATCCATGTGCACGTCGCCGTGACGGTGGACGGTGATCGGCTGACCGTCGACTTCGCCGGCTCCGACACGAGGCCTGAGATCGCGGCCTGGTCCACCTTCGGCAACACCCGGGGGAACGCGATCGCCCAGCTCGCCAGCCTCGTCGACTCGACCATCCCCAAGAACGAGGGGTTCTTCGAGTGCGTCGACCTGCGGGTACCCGTCGGCTGCTGCCTGAACCCGACGGAAGGAAAGCCGGTCAGCAGCGGGACGCACCACCCGGGCGTCGAGGTGAGCGACGCGATCGCGATCGCGATGGCCCAGATCCTCCCCGACCGGTGTTCACCGCAGACCTACAAGTACGGCAGCCCGCGCCAGATGTGGGGTGACCACGACCCGCGCACCGGCCGGCCCTTCTTCGACCACGGCGGCGAGGTCAATGCCGGGTGGGTCAACGCGGTCAAGGGTGTGGACGGCTGGGGAGCACTCGCGGCCGCCAGCGGGAACCTCATCAAGGCATCGGCCGAGCTCAACGAAACGATCTTCCCGCATCTCCTGCGCGGTCGCAACTATGTGACGGACTCGGGTGGACCCGGCCAGTGGCGCGGTGCCTGCGGGAGTCATTTCATCAAAGAGGCCCGCACGCCGACGTACGTCAATCAGTACGTCGTCAACCAGCGGCATGTCCATCCGGGGATCGCGGGCGGGCGTTCGGGAGCTCCCGACTCATGCCTGCTGAGCGCGGGCACCGAGCGTGAGGCCGTCGTCTCGCCCGTCGTCACCAACCATCTCCTGCATACGGGCGATCAACTCGTCTACAGGTTCGGAGGCGGTGGCGGCTGGGGCGATCCGTTGCTCCGTGATCCCCAGGCGGTCCTCGATGACGTGTGGGACGAGTACGTGTCCGTCGACGGCGCCCGGGAGGACTACGGCGTCGTGGTCACCGGCTCGGTCGAAGCGATGGACCTCGCCCTCGACGAGCCGGCGACGGTGGAACTTCGGTCCAAGCTCGCCGGCGACCAGCGCCCCGGCTCAATGAGAGGCGATGCTGCATGA